Below is a window of Salvelinus sp. IW2-2015 linkage group LG11, ASM291031v2, whole genome shotgun sequence DNA.
GTTGAATTTGAATGCAAGTACATTCAGGTGACATGCTACAGTAGGTCTCTCTGGGAGGGGGTGTGGTGAaagtacagtgcctagtgaaaatatatacaccccttgcacagttgtCACATTTTCTGCcttcaaattaaatatttaaaaaataaattacatttagtttttatttcttactaatatacacaacaagctccacattttcaaagtgaaagaaaaagtatagaacttaaaaaatatatattataataattaagATGTCTTCAGACCCCATAGTTAATATATGGTAGAAGCAACtttgtcagcaattacagctgtaaatcatcttgaataagattctaccacctatgcacaactcttagggcaacatatatccatagtttttgtcaaaattgctcgaGCTCAGTACATTTGGAAGGGAATCATTGATGggcagcaatattcaaaccttgtttcagatttttcaagcagatttaagtcaggactgagactggaccattcAGAAACACTCAACACCACTttgaaagccattctggtgtgtctttggcattaacaTTGGTGTAATTGTCTTGCTGTAAAATAAAACTCTATCCCAGGGtattcagaagactgaggcaggttttcctctaacttcttacctgggctttgcttgtttcatatttattttgatcctgacaaactcacAAGTCCCTGCTGGGGACAAGCAAgtggtgtgtagactttcactaggcactgtatgtGAGTGAGCTGGCATGTGTGTttgacagtgagtgtgtgtgagtgggtttgtgtgtgtcttcccccttcctctcttaTTAATACATCTAGAGTGGCGGGTGGGCACAGCAGgtaacgacagagagagagaaatagagagaaggagagggaaggagggagcgagggagattgtttctatatctgtctgcctatctgcctgtcagtctgcctgtctgtatgtatgtatgtgggcATTGTCTGGTCCTTTATGAGTATGACTCCCCCTAAAAGTCAAAGAGTGAACAGTACATTAACTGTCCTTTTACACACTAACATAAATCACTTGGTTAGCTGAAACACATTTCATTTTTggtgagagaaagacaaagcACTATATGGCAGAATGTTGCCATACTATTGCCAGTAGTCTATTTGGCTCTAATGTGGATCTGTCCTGCTGTTCTTAAACTTTTCCATACTAGCAGCTATGCCATGACAATAGAGTTTGTTTAACTTACAGTACTCAACACTTGGGTGAGAGTCTGTTTGTGTGAGTATAGGCTttggcacagcacacacacaaacatacacacacacacacaaaSAGGCACATAACAGACTCAACGCCTGCCCCCGTTATAAGAGTAGTCTGCCTTGTTGTGCATGACCAGTCTGTTGTCTACGAAGTAGAAGCTGTCCGATCTCGTCTCGTAGGGATGCTCCACCATCTGATGAACTGGAAGGGAACATAATCATAACATGGaacatattattctgtttttgatgttatttcaatccataggggtggcaggtagcctagtggttagagcattggactagtaaccgaaaggttRcaagatcgaatccccgagctgacaaggtaaaaatctgtcattctgcccctgaacaaggcagttaacccaccggtcctaggccgtcattgWaaataagaatttgttcataactgactttcctagttaaataaaggtcaaaaatATACAACTGCTAAATACAAAATGCctggaaaatgtattcaaaaggTGATGTGCATGTCCTTCAGTAAATGATTGCAGTTCCACATAAATGTAAtgtacacattttatttatttactcaaAACAATTTATTTATGTAGCACTTTTCACAAAAACATCAGTACCAAAGTGCTTCAAACGGGGTCATTGATTGATGGATGGAATGTGACACTCACCCAAGCTCTCAGACAGCTGAGGGAACTCGTAGATGTGTTCGCAGGTGTTGCGGCTGTTTGGGATACAGAAGCCGAAGTCAAAGTCAAAGCTCTTCAGGAGGTGATCCCTGAAGTAGTGCCTTTCAATCATCCTGAAGCTGTTCAGAGGCCGGTTACCAACCGTAAACTCCACTCTGACACACAGAGAAAGGTGTCAACATATAataagtactgtgtgtgtgtgtgtgtgtgtgtgtgtgtgtgtgtgtgtgtgtgtgtgtgtgtgtgtgtgagagagagagagagagagagagagagggggagagagagagagagtatacgcACGTGGCTCCACAGTCCTCAGTTGTAGGAATGCAGTGGTGAACTGGTAGCATACAAAACGTCCGGCACTCATGtctccctctccattctcctcatcttcctctgagGTCAAAGACACAACAACAAACAGGATATATTTTTAAACCAATGGCACGGTGATCAATCAGAAATACAGGGTATTTCTCAGACATACTACAATAGtaatacactgacacacacagacacacacccacacacacacacacacacacacacacagagggaataTGAACTGTACCCGTATGAGGTGGTTTTACAATTTCAAACAACACAGTCCCTGTCTCCAAGTCTCTGATTTTAAAGCGGATGAAATCTATGTCGAAGATGTTGTCCTCTGGTTTACACAGGTACCCTGGGATGGACAGACAGTAGAGGTGGTCAGTGGCTGTCTTAAAATATATACTATTTTAAAGGGCAGTAAAATCTATCTATCTTTCTTtcctgaacaaaactataaaagcAACATAcaaacaattttactgagttacagtttaaataaaatcattaggccctaatctatggatttcacatgactgggcaggagtgcagccatgggtggacataggtccacccacttgggagccaggcccacccacttgggagccaggcccagccaatcagaattagttttttcccaacaaaagggcttcattacagagagaaatactcctcagcatcccctccctcccctcagacgatcccgcaggtgaagatgccggatgtggaggtactgggctggcgtggttatacgtggtttgcagttgtgaggccagttggacgtactgccaaattctctaaaacaacactggaggcggcttatggtagaaaaatgaacattccgatatctggcaacagctctggtggacattcctgcagtcagcatgccaattgcacgctccctcgaaacttgaggcatctgtggcattgtgttgtgtgaaaaaactgcacattttagagtggccttttattctccccagcacaaggtgcacctgtgtaatgatcatggattatcttggcaaaggagaaatgctcactaacagggatgtaaacaaatttctgcacagaatttgagagaaataaactttttgtgctcatggaaaatgtctgggattattcctgctcatgaaaccaacatgttgtgtttatatttttgttcagtatatgtgattttttatttaagtCACTTAAGAAtgaatgcttatttacaatgatggcctaccccgctgaacccggacaatgctgggacaattgtgtgccacccaatcatggccagttgtgattcagcctggaatcgaaccagagtctgtagtgacgcctctagcactgagatgcagtgccttacaccgttGCGCCACATCTAGCAAGGGATCTCTGATTTGTCATAGCAACTAGGCTATTCAGGTAAATAGACAGGCATAGCTTGCCAGTTTTACTCAACGCCAGTGTAGCTATgtaaattatactgtatgtaaattaacCTGTAGCTAGCTACCCATTTGTATAAACAGCCAACCACTGCCAATATCATGTAGAAAATAGATATAGCCTACCCCGAGTAGCAACCCGCAATCTTAGGACCTCTTCAGGGGTGATGTGGCCAATTTGTGTTCGAAGATCATCTTCTGTGACGGGCCTACTATCCACCTGGCTTTGCCGAGACTTGAGTCTCTTCAGAACCCCTCCACCTGGCTTGCGCTCCCGCGCAGCAGCCGCGGAACTGTGCCCGGTGATCGAGACATTCTCAGTAGCAACAGGCGGGTCGATGCGAGCTCTAGCTCCGCTCATAATTACCAGTGATGATGACAACCTTGTCTATTTGTCTCGATCTACCTCGCTCAAAGCAATAAGATGGCGCCGTAGATGTCGAATGAAGAACCTCCGCTTCTCGCTGACGATGGATCAAGCACTTGTTTTTGTAAGCACACGCTTTACAGTTGCCATGGCAACAGGTCAGAGATAAAGTTGAGGTGAGATGGACTTTCAGAGAAATACCGCTAGGGGCAGGATGTGCACCACAGACCAGACATGGCACAGGCGACACCTGCTTGCTTTTAAACGCACACTCGGACTTTTGCGCTAAGGACATTTGGAAAGGACAATTCGATGTACGCATGTGGTGGGAAAAGGCATTCGAACCACATGTAacccttgtttttttaaacaccCCATTGATTAACAGTCCCTCCAAGATGTCTTGCTTTTCATACGCATTAATTCTGGAAGAGACGGCTTTATGAGTTTTAGGGTGCTGTAGGGGAGTATGGGGTAGGTTGAGCTAAATGGCTAAactgagccacccttgtttctaggaaatgGCCacgaattctgattatttccagggatacacaacatccagaaatatatgtagatatctttgttagaaataatacaatatttcccATGATgaagtgatgctgaatgtaaaaaatggctcaatTTACCCACTCTCCCTTACTGTTTTATCTCAGCTGGAAATCTAAGGCTGTAGCCTATTAGTCAACACAAGCCTATGTTTTATAGGCATAGGCCTACTAATTAGACTTTCAAAACTGCAACTACTGCTATCTAGCCTACTAGCAAATTGTGGTTAGAGGCGCAAGAAACTAGGCAAAACCAAAATCACCAATCAGGGAAATTTTGAGCGTCTTGAACTGTAAAAATAACCCATTTCTCTAGCCTCTTGTTCAATTCATATCAAACCTGTTTGTCCAGTCAGTCATGCCGCAGCACCTGTGGGAGGGACAGATCTGTCCGGACACCCGCTCTAGGGACTGTCGCAGACTATCGTTCGCTGTGGCACAATAGTATTCTTGTGTGGGATCTGTGTTGAATGACTTTGGGAGAGACGGAGACAAATTCACCAAACAGCCTCTCTTCAACACATATTGTAATCTGGAGATCCTAAAGATAACAGGTAAAGTCTGAAGCCTATTTATATAAAACACCAGAGTTGTCAGTTGATCAAAGCAATATGTCCACTCCTGTAACAGCTACGTTATCGTTAGTATGCTATTTGATCATAAAACGCTTTTAATTTGTCGGTATAGGCTAGGGATATGCAACAAGGAAAAGGTGAACTATTTCACTACCAGGAATCATAATAGCGCAGGAGGTCATTTCAGGACTTTAGTTattttaactttaaaaaaaagtttgcgCTGGTTTTAACATGACTGTATTTATTTGGTCTCTACCTGCGGCGAAGGAGATATAAGATTACATGAGTTCAACGACAGAGAGTTCATTGTGTGCTGCATTTATTTATTGGTCACTTATTAATACCAACTAAAGGTTACAGTCAAATAAGTTTTGTTTATCGCTTGTTTTTCTTACAACCAAACATGGCGCAATACTTTGTTATGTGTTCCGTAGAAAAAAAAGACCTGTCTTAAATATCAGTCTGCAAAGGATAGACTTGGCTAGTGGAGTGTATTTTCGTATTTTCTTTGGTGGACTGACTGCGAACATAGACACAACGATTTGAGACTGGTGGGAGTTCAGTTACAGGTGTTCTGGAATTGCGAATACAAAAAGTATCAAACACAGTGTTTTTTTGTGGTCTATTATATGGGGTGGAATAGATCATTGATAATACAAATAACAGAATTGGCTAATAGTTTTTGATTGAAAGTGGTGACCGTCACCATTTGTTTACAGCAAGAAGTGACTATGTTGCAAACATTTCCCATTAGATCCTATTTAACTATATGACAGAGCCTTATTCAATCGAAACCTGTTCTGTACTTAAAAGTGGAAACCCAGTTTGATGAGAGCCCTGAGCGCCAGTACTATAATGACGGGACTAGAGAGAGGGACAATGTGCTCTTCTGGTCAGAAGTAGCCTAGTGCACTTTATATGGAATTAGAGTACGATCCCACTGGGCAaagacatcagttcaacatctagttttgatttgcaATTACGTGAATTCAGTTTGAAATCAACAAACCATTTCACcacgtcattggatttaggtggcAAGTTGGGGGAATAAATTACGAAAAtcccttacattgatgactttttgcaaaacCAAAcggttttccacattgattcaacatcaccacattttttatttatttaaatgacatGGACACAATgtttattcaaccagtttttgtccAGTGGGATTTGGGACATACACCCATGCCTCCCAGTCAGACCTTGGGGCTCCTCAGATGGTTTTAAAGTGCTTCATATGTGGAGCAGTGGAGTGTGGTTGGACTGGTTTATACTACATTGAGAGCTGACAGGAAAAACCAGACAGGATGTGCGACATGCAACTGGGACACATTTGTGTTTTGTTCCATTCAAATCAGATGACTTCACTCACAAATCAACCAAACAACCTGGCTTGCCTCTTTAATGTCAATCCAAGAATGGTTACAATTTGAACAGCTTTCTTAAACATCTCAATAAAAAGTCATAATAGCATAGAGATTTGGCACTATCAGCTATACTAGTATCAATCAGAGATAACATCTGTTTAGATTTGATATTAAATCATGAATATAATGGCAAAGGAAAACTATCACTGTTTATTTGAGGGTAACAACAGCCCTTTTTGTAGATCGTCCCTGTAAAGGTGATCATAAGTATAAGATTAATCATCTTTAACTCTGTGAGACCCAAACATAGATtcaaatgaggggaaaaaatattaccCTCTAGAAATATTACCCTCTAATACTCCTAATAGACCTCTGATGGATCAAAATCATTGACAGGCGATAGAAAATATTGTGTCATGGTATATAAAACTAAAATGTAGtattattttgtctgaaatagcTAAATTTATCATCTTGACCAATCCATATTTTAGTATTTTGCtatcaaaaacatatatttttcaaaGCCTCAACTATTTTGAAATACATACTTTTAGTTGTATTTGGTTGTCCTTTCTGGCTGGACTTGGAAAGATAACGTGTCTTTACCATAAAATTAATGACCGTGAATGGTATTATTCTGACTTCATAAACcactatataaaaaaatatatatcttcatttttgttattttaatgtctAGAAGGAACATCAAAGTTAATGTTGAAGTATTTGGTTATCCATATTTGCAGAATTCGGAAGGTATACAATCTCTTTAACTTGTCTATCAATCTATAAATGTGGTCCTATGCCTGAGTTTGGCCACCCTTTAATAAACCCAATGTTGCCTTTTTGAAACACTTACAAAACTACTTCTACATCTGGCTCAGAATGCgtgtttcacaattttttttatatacataatCACTACATCTTAAAGAATACAGGAAAAAATATTTCAAGTCACGTAGTTGCATGGATGGCCTACTACATATGCTTGTGTAAGGGACCAGTGTGGTCTCAGACAAGTGGACAGGTGTcagattcagagtgtttaatagtcacatgtacaaggttgcaggtgtgattgcaagGTTCAGTGAAAATCTgtctagtggtggctattcagcagcctgatggtctgagggtagaaactattggccaatcttccagtttttgccatgataCTCCTGTATTGCCCACGTCTAAGGGAGAACAGgccatggcttgggtggctgaggtctcTGATGATCTTATTGGCcatcctgcgacacctggtgttgtaggtgtcctgtagggcaggcagtgtgtaCCCAATGGTGCGCTCGGCTGCATGTTTCACCCTCTGAAGCACCTTGTGGTTTCTAATGTTTCAGAGGCTAATGATGCCACAAtaatcactgacacacacaaatacgATTAAGAGATACATCTGGGCCTAAGGAGATGCACTGTGCTTGAAATAATAATTTAGTTTAGGACCCGTACAGGATGCAATTTAGGAAGCATTGCATTTTTGCAACTGAGGGTCTCAGGGTTAAGTGAATATAGTGCTAAAGATTTGTATTTGGTTGCAAATCCCTCGCTAAAATAAGTGAATTGTTATGCATAATGTAGAATTTAGCATAACAACTGTCAGTCCAATGACATTTATTTCACTGACATAACAATAATACTGTACAGTTACGGTGTAAGAGGTAGCTTATGGTAtaagaggtacagttgaagtcagaagtttacatacaccttagccaaatacattcaaactcagtttttcacaattcctgacatttaatcctagtaaaaattccctgtcttaggtcagttaggatcaccactttattttaagaatgtgaaatgtcagaataatagtagagagaattatttatttcagcttttatttctgtcatcacattcccagtgggtcagaagtttacatacagtcaatttgTATTttgtaacattgcctttaaattgtttaacttgggtcaaatgtttcgggtatccgtccacaagcttctcacaRtaagttgggtgaattttggcccattcctcttgaccgagctggtgtaactgagtcaggtttgtaggacctccgtgctcgcacacgcattttcagttctgctaacaaattttctatgggattgaggtcagggcgttgtgatggccactccaataacttgactttgttgtccttaagccattttgccacaactttggaagtatgctttgggtcattgttcatttggaagtaccatttgcgaccaagctttaacttcctgactgatgtcttgagatgttgcttcaatatattcacataattttcctgcctcatgatttcctgcctattttgtgaagtgcacccgtccatcctgcagcaaagcacccccacaacatgatgctgccacccccgKgcttcacggttgggatggtgttcttcaggttgcaagcctcccccttttttctccaaacattacgatagtcattatggcaaaaactttctatttttgtttcatcagaccagaggacatttctccaaaaagtacgatctttgtccccatgtgcagttgccaaccgtagtgctggctttttatggcggttttggagcagtggcttcttccttgctgagcggcctttcaggttatgtcgatataggactcgttttactgtggatatagtacttttgtacctgtttcctccagcatcttcacagggtcctttgctgttgtgtctgggattgatttgaactttttgctcaaagtacgttcatctctaggagacagaacgcatctccttcctgagcggtatgacggctgcgtggtcccatggtgtttatacttgtgtactattgtttgtacagatgaacatggtaccttcaggcatttggaaattgctccaagaatgaaacagacttgtggaggtctacaatttattttctgaggtcttggctgatttcttttgagtttcagatgatgtcaatcaaagaggcactgagtttgaaggagtAGGCctgaattacatccacaggtacacctccaatttactcaaatgatatcaattagccgatcagaagcttctaaagccatgacataattttcttttccaagctgtttaaaggcacagtcaacttactgttttaaacttctgacccactggaattgtgatacagtgaaataatctgtctgtaaacaattgttggaaaaatgacttgtgtcatgcacaaagtagatgtcctaaccgacttgccaaaaccatagtttgttaacaagaattttgtggagtggtggaaaaccaagttttaatgactccaacctaagtgtatgtaaacctccgacttcaactgtaacttttTCAGAGGTATTTTTTCTCTGTAAAAATCTAGCCCAACCAGCCTCTTTTAGCTTGGCCTGAGAGAACCAAACCAACTGGCTTTCAACCCTGAGTATCATCAGAGTATGTGAAAGTGATATGTAATGGTGAAAGCTTTTTTCACAGAGAGCAGAGTGACAGCTTAATGTGAAGTAAAGCCAATGATTTGTTTTGTACCTGGCTTCATGTAGCACGATTAGCCTAACATAGcctttcttcttctcccctctcttctcacttcctcctcttcctcccctctccctccacttctgtcccttcacctctcctgccaaactctccctttttctccaccACTCTCATTTGCTCCACTCCCTTAtcctctcttccccttttccATACTATTTTCTGTTCTCAGGAACGAAGTGAGGGCATGGCAGCTCGTGTGGACGTGTCCTCTGGTGAGGTGGGCCAAGCAGGAGATGCAGGTATCAAGCCTGAGCTTGGCCCCAAACCCTGCCTGATTCCCAAACCCTTTTCACTGCAGAGGAACACCACATTCCGCTCCATCCTAGCCCCAAAGACACCAGAGCCTAGCAAACCAGAGCCTTGTCAGCCTATTAGTGCCCCTGTGTCTGACTCAAGCAGCGTTGTGAAACTCGATGCAGAGAGCACCACGATACCTGAACTGACCAATGCTCTCGATGTTCCTTCAGCCATAACACCCCAAACTGAATCGacccacactactgaacaaaaccaAATTGCTCTTTCCACATCCCTTACTACCCCAAAATCTGAGCCACCAGCTAGTACCACATCTGACCCAACTGGAACCTCAGAGGCAAATCAAGTCAGTCTTTCTGAACTGGACGAACATGGCCCCTCTGATACAGGCCACTCCGCCACTGGAACTGAGCCTGTACCATCACCATCAGTCACCTCAACTCCTCTTCAACCGCAGTCTGAAAACACTGTGAGTGAGCCCACCCCTGCGGTCGTCAGGCGCCACGCTGGGAAGGATCAGGCAGCCCACTTGGGAGGAGGCAGGAAGCGGCTGTCCATGGAGCTCACCTCCAGGTTTGAGTCGGCCGGCCTCTCACTCCCCTCACAGCCACCAGCTAACCAGGAACGGGAACAGGTGACCATGAGAGAGACTGCAGTCTCCAAAGTGTCAGTCCTCAGGgcgaaagaggaagagaaggtcaCTGATTCACCAGGGTCGCCATCTGAACCAGAGTGCAGACTCAAGCACTCAACACCACTgaatgaagagagggatggagaaggggtagaggaggaaggagaaaagaaAGGGAGCAGCATACAACGGAGGATCAGTCTGCTGCTGGACTCCTCCTCGAGGCCAGAGGCTCTGACCAATAGGGAGGAAGTACCTCGTCCAATGAAACAAGCAGTCAGTTCTGGTGGTGTGAAACAGCGGATCAAAGACTGGGCAGCAGACACACCGCCTGTTCGGGCATCCAATCAGAGGGTGGATGTTGCCCCTCAACCATTCCCTGTCAGAGTACACCCTGTGTTGAGTGTCACTGGGGGGTCGTTGGCGACGAGCAAAAGCGTTCAGCTAGCTCCTCGAGAGGACAAGGCTTCCACCCTACTTCACGCTGGACATTCTGGGatagaagatgaggaggaggatgatgaagacgaggatgaggaagaggaggagggagagaaggaggagaacatGGTACCACTCTACAAAACAGTAGGGATACGTCTTGGACAGGAAGATGgaggggaaaaacaggagcttGTGGTTGATCAAATAGGGAAAGAGATGGAGGCTAAGGTAAAAGAGGAGGAAAAACTTGCAGAAGTGGATAAATTAAAACAGCTGGAACTAgaagagagacaggcagaagatgagaaggagagagaaagacaaaaagtagtggagagggaaagggagggacagagagaggaggagagggaaagggagagacagagaaRggaggaagagagaaagagggaagaagaggaggagagaaaaagacaaagagaaatggagagggaaatgaagagacagagacagagagaggaggaaagggatagggagagacagagagataaagaagagagagagagaaagaggaaagaagagaaggagagagaaagacagattgaACTTGAGAGGGAAAGGGAGNNNNNNNNNNNNNNNNNNgagagaaagagggaagaagaggaggagagagaaagacagattgaacttgagagggaaagggagcgacagagagaggaagaagagcgaaagagggaagaagaggaggagagagaaagacagattgaacttgagagggaaagggagcgacagagagaggaagaagagagaaagagggaggaggagagagaaagacagattgaACTTGAAAGGGagcgacagagagaagaagaagagcgaaagagggaagaagaggcggagagaaaaagacagattgaacttgagagggaaagggagagacagagagaagaagaagagagaaagagggaagaagagggggagagaaaaagacaaagagaaatggagagggaaatgaagagacagagagaggaggagagggaaagggagagacagagagaggaggaagagagaaagagggaagaagaggaggagagagaaagacagattgaacttgagagggaaagggagagacagagagatgaagaagagagaaagagggaagaagaggaggagagaaaaagacaaagggaaatggagagggaaatgaagagacagagacagagagaggaggaaagggatagggagagacagagagatgaagaagagagagagagaaataggaaagaagagaaggagagagaaagacagattgaacttgagaaggaaagggagcaacagagagaggaggaagagagagagagaaagaggaaagaagagaaggagagagaaagacagatagaacttgagaagaaaagggagagacagcgagaggaggaagagagaaagataaagaggaaagaagagagagaaagactgataGAATttgagaaggaaagggagagacagagagaagaggaagagagaaagaggaaagaagagaagggagaaagacagagagaagtggaaggggaaaaggagagacaggtagaggaaggagagagggggaagcttaggatgaaagaggagagattgagagagaaggaaagggagaaactcaaagaaaaagAGCGAGAAAtggaaatacagagagaggaggaaaggatgcAGGAAgatgagataaagagagaagaagatCGGGAGAAAGAAGAAGCAGAGTCCCCAATCCAATTCATCACTCTTAAACCTGACCAACCTCCCAAGCTAGAGCCTCCTTCTCCCTCAACTACCGTCCCCATCATAGAACCCATACCAAAGGAAGAGAAGCAGCCTCACATCGAGGTGGT
It encodes the following:
- the LOC111970261 gene encoding trichohyalin isoform X3, translated to MAARVDVSSGEVGQAGDAGIKPELGPKPCLIPKPFSLQRNTTFRSILAPKTPEPSKPEPCQPISAPVSDSSSVVKLDAESTTIPELTNALDVPSAITPQTESTHTTEQNQIALSTSLTTPKSEPPASTTSDPTGTSEANQVSLSELDEHGPSDTGHSATGTEPVPSPSVTSTPLQPQSENTVSEPTPAVVRRHAGKDQAAHLGGGRKRLSMELTSRFESAGLSLPSQPPANQEREQVTMRETAVSKVSVLRAKEEEKVTDSPGSPSEPECRLKHSTPLNEERDGEGVEEEGEKKGSSIQRRISLLLDSSSRPEALTNREEVPRPMKQAVSSGGVKQRIKDWAADTPPVRASNQRVDVAPQPFPVRVHPVLSVTGGSLATSKSVQLAPREDKASTLLHAGHSGIEDEEEDDEDEDEEEEEGEKEENMVPLYKTVGIRLGQEDGGEKQELVVDQIGKEMEAKVKEEEKLAEVDKLKQLELEERQAEDEKERERQKVVEREREGQREEERERERQRXEEERKREEEEERKRQREMEREMKRQRQREEERDRERQRDKEERERKRKEEKERERQIELEREREXXXXXXERKREEEEERERQIELERERERQREEEERKREEEEERERQIELERERERQREEEERKREEERERQIELERERQREEEERKREEEAERKRQIELERERERQREEEERKREEEGERKRQREMEREMKRQREEERERERQREEEERKREEEEERERQIELERERERQRDEEERKREEEEERKRQREMEREMKRQRQREEERDRERQRDEEERERNRKEEKERERQIELEKEREQQREEEERERKRKEEKERERQIELEKKRERQREEEERKIKRKEERERLIEFEKERERQREEEERKRKEEKGERQREVEGEKERQVEEGERGKLRMKEERLREKEREKLKEKEREMEIQREEERMQEDEIKREEDREKEEAESPIQFITLKPDQPPKLEPPSPSTTVPIIEPIPKEEKQPHIEVVYDDFSVKEEKPLIKMVYDDFSVKPRRWGSQARFLADRAQVEPPSHGTEEPESLGSSESDPQRTVVDTQEPAQESPVSVEPHPAERDLEGGVLTPKDGTENKEEGTSMDTEEVQLTCYVGAEEGRDTEALNGGEPDKQYGGCDTRLSEDDCRQKTEDQISPVITPDEPDSTSPLEETEDQISPVITPDEPDSTSPLEETEDPLPFPEQPVIRVNSINVTV
- the LOC111970261 gene encoding trichohyalin isoform X1 encodes the protein MAARVDVSSGEVGQAGDAGIKPELGPKPCLIPKPFSLQRNTTFRSILAPKTPEPSKPEPCQPISAPVSDSSSVVKLDAESTTIPELTNALDVPSAITPQTESTHTTEQNQIALSTSLTTPKSEPPASTTSDPTGTSEANQVSLSELDEHGPSDTGHSATGTEPVPSPSVTSTPLQPQSENTVSEPTPAVVRRHAGKDQAAHLGGGRKRLSMELTSRFESAGLSLPSQPPANQEREQVTMRETAVSKVSVLRAKEEEKVTDSPGSPSEPECRLKHSTPLNEERDGEGVEEEGEKKGSSIQRRISLLLDSSSRPEALTNREEVPRPMKQAVSSGGVKQRIKDWAADTPPVRASNQRVDVAPQPFPVRVHPVLSVTGGSLATSKSVQLAPREDKASTLLHAGHSGIEDEEEDDEDEDEEEEEGEKEENMVPLYKTVGIRLGQEDGGEKQELVVDQIGKEMEAKVKEEEKLAEVDKLKQLELEERQAEDEKERERQKVVEREREGQREEERERERQRXEEERKREEEEERKRQREMEREMKRQRQREEERDRERQRDKEERERKRKEEKERERQIELEREREXXXXXXERKREEEEERERQIELERERERQREEEERKREEEEERERQIELERERERQREEEERKREEERERQIELERERQREEEERKREEEAERKRQIELERERERQREEEERKREEEGERKRQREMEREMKRQREEERERERQREEEERKREEEEERERQIELERERERQRDEEERKREEEEERKRQREMEREMKRQRQREEERDRERQRDEEERERNRKEEKERERQIELEKEREQQREEEERERKRKEEKERERQIELEKKRERQREEEERKIKRKEERERLIEFEKERERQREEEERKRKEEKGERQREVEGEKERQVEEGERGKLRMKEERLREKEREKLKEKEREMEIQREEERMQEDEIKREEDREKEEAESPIQFITLKPDQPPKLEPPSPSTTVPIIEPIPKEEKQPHIEVVYDDFSVKEEKPLIKMVYDDFSVKPRRWGSQARFLADRAQVEPPSHGTEEPESLGSSESDPQRTVVDTQEPAQESPVSVEPHPAERDLEGGVLTPKDGTENKEEGTSMDTEEVQLTCYVGAEEGRDTEALNGGEPDKQYGGCDTRLSEDDCRQKTEDQISPVITPDEPDSTSPLEETEDQISPVITPDEPDSTSPLEETEDPLPFPEISAPLLDTSLLRARAELRKSRRTRPTRAFRQSSTTIMLEEDPVHDWRFYDSSDTHKWLEDKLDSLIRGDCESDEEQPRGREVCSQHSQPQRIALFSGMDPSALKAQLKKRGGGGGGGGGAGGGEGVDTDRQMDRLAPSPSQLSRSPKRSSFLPGGSRVLPPVGNKGAGGDKFPSWLRELKSKKRSSQYNSEA